The following are encoded in a window of Magnetococcales bacterium genomic DNA:
- the csrA gene encoding carbon storage regulator CsrA → MLILTRRVGESLNIGDDIKITLLGIKGNQVRIGIDAPRSVEVHREEIYDKIKRETRKANRKMSDDVLDQASRILSQK, encoded by the coding sequence ATGTTGATCTTGACACGGAGAGTCGGGGAGAGCTTGAACATCGGTGATGATATAAAAATCACCCTGCTCGGCATCAAAGGCAACCAGGTGCGCATCGGCATCGATGCCCCCCGCAGTGTGGAAGTGCATCGCGAGGAGATTTACGACAAAATCAAGAGAGAGACCCGCAAGGCCAACCGGAAGATGTCCGACGACGTCCTCGACCAGGCCTCCCGCATACTCTCCCAGAAGTAA
- a CDS encoding flagellar protein FlgN: MDISRIRELKQLLTDLTGRFEALRELMLVERGFLMKRRTQEVEETSRRIRDLLEEIRQEEARRQELVADLGQSLGLPGPTLTLKELVEALGETARKLDLPKCREKLKEAILQADEANKANKAVLRGIQAATQAVLGVLTEGTAKPVAYTRTGSHKAGNGLNLFSRQL, from the coding sequence GTGGACATCAGCCGAATACGCGAACTCAAACAGCTCCTGACCGATCTGACGGGGCGCTTCGAGGCGTTGCGGGAACTGATGTTGGTGGAGCGGGGTTTCCTGATGAAGCGTCGCACCCAGGAGGTGGAAGAGACCTCCCGGCGAATTCGCGACCTTCTGGAAGAGATCCGTCAGGAAGAGGCCAGGCGGCAGGAGTTGGTGGCGGACCTCGGCCAATCCCTGGGCCTGCCCGGCCCAACCCTGACTCTGAAGGAGCTGGTGGAGGCTTTGGGCGAAACGGCGCGCAAGCTGGATCTGCCCAAGTGTCGGGAGAAGCTGAAGGAGGCCATTTTGCAGGCCGACGAGGCGAACAAGGCGAACAAGGCCGTTTTGCGCGGCATTCAGGCGGCCACACAGGCCGTTTTGGGAGTATTGACGGAAGGAACCGCCAAACCGGTGGCGTATACCCGTACCGGGTCGCACAAGGCGGGAAATGGTCTCAACCTGTTTTCACGACAGCTCTGA
- the flgM gene encoding flagellar biosynthesis anti-sigma factor FlgM: MKIKGVDSNKLGRITGRRVGSAGALERYAAQSAPKSRKDDVEVSPGARLISGASERAQSAPDIRLEVVEPIREALAAGRYSVSNLDVADKILRRVLSEGKRSI; encoded by the coding sequence ATGAAAATCAAGGGAGTGGACTCCAATAAACTGGGACGGATCACCGGACGGCGTGTCGGTTCCGCCGGGGCGCTGGAGCGGTATGCCGCCCAAAGCGCACCCAAATCCCGCAAGGATGATGTGGAGGTCTCTCCGGGAGCCCGCCTGATCAGCGGAGCCAGCGAGCGGGCTCAATCGGCTCCGGATATTCGTCTGGAGGTGGTGGAACCGATCCGGGAGGCTTTGGCCGCGGGTCGCTACAGCGTCTCCAACCTGGACGTGGCGGACAAGATCCTGCGCCGGGTGCTTTCGGAAGGAAAACGCTCCATCTGA
- a CDS encoding rod-binding protein — MNIVSPGLDLGTPRTGQVGVRTEAKAGARDDRPLKEALADFEALFIRQMLEVMRKGVPEADKDTPFAKGSGEKLFSDMLDGEYATIASRRPGGLGLKEALYEQMNRARNPALATEALRRTEMEGNSLNIQGKLPIKG, encoded by the coding sequence ATGAACATCGTATCGCCGGGACTGGATTTGGGTACCCCCCGGACGGGCCAAGTCGGGGTGCGGACGGAGGCGAAGGCCGGTGCGCGGGATGATCGTCCCCTCAAGGAGGCGTTGGCCGACTTCGAGGCTCTGTTCATCCGCCAGATGTTGGAGGTTATGCGCAAGGGTGTTCCCGAGGCGGACAAGGATACACCCTTTGCCAAGGGATCCGGGGAAAAGCTCTTTTCGGACATGCTGGACGGGGAGTACGCCACCATCGCCAGCCGTCGACCGGGAGGACTGGGTCTCAAGGAGGCCCTCTACGAACAGATGAATCGCGCCCGCAACCCGGCTTTGGCCACGGAAGCGTTGCGCAGGACTGAAATGGAAGGGAATTCCCTAAACATCCAGGGTAAACTACCGATAAAAGGATGA
- a CDS encoding flagellar basal body P-ring protein FlgI, which translates to MDAQGMLRSLMVLGVGLLSLLLAGSAEAVRLKDVVDIEGVRENPLTGFGLVVGLNGSGDSSTPFTSQSVKMMLERMGISTPDAVSVKNAAAVMVTSSLPPFARQGSKVDVTVSSLGDASSLQGGTLIMTPLKGADGRIYAVAQGPVSVAGFSAGKGAGGGGGGQTAQKNHPTVARITGGALVEREIPFELNQERKLQLALNNPDFTTANRVVRAINSLLGQPVAMAQDSGTISVKLPDNYEGRVVEFVSRLENLQVEPDTPAKVIVNERTGTIVMGENVRISTVALSHGNLSLKITDTPSVSQPQPMSGGQTVVTNQRQVEVKEQDARLLEMQEGVTLGDLVRGLNKVGVTPRDLIAILQAIKAAGALQANLEIL; encoded by the coding sequence ATGGATGCCCAAGGGATGTTGCGAAGTCTGATGGTTCTGGGGGTGGGGCTGTTGAGCCTGCTTCTGGCGGGGAGTGCCGAGGCGGTCCGCCTGAAGGATGTGGTGGACATCGAAGGGGTGCGGGAAAACCCCTTGACCGGCTTTGGTCTGGTGGTGGGTTTGAACGGCAGCGGCGACTCCTCCACCCCCTTCACTTCGCAGTCGGTGAAGATGATGCTGGAGCGCATGGGTATCTCCACTCCTGACGCGGTCAGTGTCAAGAATGCGGCAGCGGTGATGGTCACCTCGTCGTTGCCTCCTTTCGCCCGCCAGGGCAGCAAAGTGGATGTAACGGTATCTTCTCTGGGAGATGCCAGCAGTTTGCAGGGCGGAACCTTGATCATGACGCCCCTGAAGGGTGCCGATGGTCGCATCTACGCCGTGGCCCAGGGGCCGGTTTCCGTGGCGGGGTTTTCCGCCGGCAAGGGCGCCGGGGGAGGGGGTGGCGGTCAAACCGCCCAAAAGAACCATCCCACGGTGGCGCGCATCACCGGCGGAGCCCTGGTGGAACGGGAAATTCCCTTTGAACTCAATCAGGAACGGAAATTGCAATTGGCGTTGAACAACCCCGATTTCACCACCGCCAACCGGGTGGTGCGGGCCATCAACAGCCTGTTGGGCCAACCGGTGGCCATGGCTCAGGACTCCGGCACCATCAGTGTGAAACTGCCGGACAACTACGAGGGGCGGGTGGTGGAGTTCGTCTCCCGTCTGGAAAATCTCCAGGTGGAGCCGGATACCCCGGCCAAAGTGATCGTCAACGAACGCACGGGCACGATCGTCATGGGGGAGAATGTACGCATCTCCACCGTGGCTCTCTCCCACGGCAATCTGAGCCTGAAGATCACCGACACCCCCTCCGTGAGCCAGCCGCAGCCGATGTCCGGCGGGCAGACGGTGGTTACCAACCAGCGACAGGTTGAGGTCAAGGAGCAGGATGCCCGCCTGTTGGAGATGCAGGAAGGGGTCACCTTGGGGGATCTGGTGCGGGGTCTCAACAAAGTGGGAGTCACTCCCCGGGATTTGATCGCCATTCTTCAGGCGATCAAGGCCGCCGGGGCACTGCAAGCCAATCTGGAGATCCTATGA
- a CDS encoding flagellar basal body L-ring protein FlgH, which yields MWAKWGVLVLAGLLAGGCGATRAAQRPPTPMATSLTSQAPETLSPNKGSIWQSTDRNSLFTDRKARAVGDLITVVVAEKSNASNAAQTKLSRDNKNEMDLGGLFGATEAIQKGGLSKFKDAAKIEGKHESTGQGQTTRDSTFTTTISCVVTEVLTNGNFRIEGRRDLTLNNENQFIMLSGVVRPEDITQNNTVKSSQIADARIEFSGEGDIADQQEPSWLNRFFANIRLF from the coding sequence ATGTGGGCAAAGTGGGGTGTGTTGGTTCTGGCGGGTCTGCTGGCGGGTGGCTGTGGGGCGACCCGCGCCGCCCAGCGACCGCCGACTCCCATGGCGACCAGTCTGACCAGCCAGGCTCCGGAAACGCTGTCGCCCAACAAGGGCTCCATCTGGCAGAGTACGGACCGCAACAGCCTGTTCACCGATCGCAAAGCGCGGGCGGTGGGGGATTTGATCACGGTGGTGGTGGCGGAAAAATCCAACGCCTCCAACGCCGCCCAGACCAAACTGAGCCGGGACAACAAGAACGAGATGGACTTGGGGGGGCTTTTCGGAGCGACGGAGGCGATTCAGAAGGGTGGCCTTTCCAAGTTCAAGGATGCCGCCAAGATCGAGGGTAAACACGAATCGACCGGTCAAGGGCAGACCACCCGCGATAGCACCTTCACCACCACCATCTCCTGTGTGGTTACCGAGGTTCTGACCAACGGCAACTTCCGTATCGAGGGGCGGCGGGATCTGACTCTCAACAACGAGAACCAGTTCATCATGCTTTCCGGGGTGGTTCGTCCGGAAGATATAACCCAGAACAACACGGTCAAATCCTCCCAGATAGCCGATGCCCGCATCGAGTTTTCCGGGGAGGGGGATATCGCGGATCAGCAGGAGCCGAGCTGGTTGAATCGCTTCTTTGCCAATATCCGCCTCTTCTAA
- the flgA gene encoding flagellar basal body P-ring formation protein FlgA has translation MISRAGRTILMLLTTYFSLTVVSAQVLDKTAMVRSVTRDLQQLLDREQSGIAVQRLFLPQDVKVPDGEVTWVVDLPKQMDAGRQAVPVAIYVNGEVVREMAVVAELERRLKVPVVQRTLKRNDVVAASDVSWETVSFRKVPEDLITEADAVVGKAATRMVTANRPLQAGWFNTPLAVGRGEKVTVLMEMAGLHIRALGVADAEGRVGEFIQVRNPDSQVRFAAKVVGPGEVRVDGR, from the coding sequence GTGATATCCAGGGCAGGGCGCACCATTCTGATGCTGTTGACCACCTATTTCAGTCTGACGGTGGTTTCGGCACAGGTACTCGACAAGACAGCGATGGTGCGGTCCGTGACACGGGATCTGCAGCAACTGCTGGATCGGGAACAATCGGGCATTGCGGTGCAGCGTCTTTTCCTTCCCCAGGATGTCAAGGTTCCGGACGGGGAGGTGACCTGGGTGGTGGATCTGCCGAAGCAGATGGACGCAGGTCGGCAGGCGGTCCCGGTTGCCATCTACGTAAATGGCGAGGTGGTCCGGGAGATGGCGGTGGTGGCAGAGCTGGAGCGCCGTCTGAAGGTGCCGGTGGTGCAGCGCACGCTGAAACGCAACGACGTGGTGGCTGCCTCGGACGTAAGTTGGGAGACGGTGAGTTTCCGCAAGGTGCCGGAGGATCTGATCACCGAAGCCGATGCGGTGGTGGGCAAGGCGGCGACGCGCATGGTTACGGCCAATCGTCCGTTGCAGGCGGGCTGGTTCAATACGCCGCTGGCGGTGGGACGGGGGGAAAAGGTCACGGTGCTGATGGAAATGGCGGGTCTGCACATCCGGGCTTTGGGTGTGGCGGATGCCGAGGGTCGGGTGGGCGAGTTCATTCAGGTGCGCAATCCTGACAGCCAGGTTCGCTTTGCCGCCAAGGTGGTCGGGCCGGGTGAAGTGCGGGTGGACGGAAGGTAA